The proteins below come from a single Parageobacillus thermoglucosidasius genomic window:
- a CDS encoding prepilin peptidase codes for MKQVFIFIYSLLLGSFFNVVGLRVPAGESIMFPRSHCPRCKRQLTARELIPVVSYVWQGGKCRGCGGRISLLYPFVELSTAILFTISPLLVGWSKELIVCWTLISLLMIIFVSDVRYMMIPDKVLLVFAIIFLFERLFIPFLSWRDALIGAAAGFLLLFLIAVISKGGMGGGDIKLFALLGFVLGWKTVLLAFFFSTIYGTAIGLIGMALGKVRRREPMPFGPAIVLGSLTAYFFGQDIVEWYQQMIFF; via the coding sequence ATGAAGCAAGTATTCATTTTTATATACTCCCTCCTCCTCGGCTCGTTTTTTAACGTTGTCGGGCTTCGCGTGCCGGCGGGAGAGTCGATCATGTTTCCTCGTTCGCATTGCCCGCGCTGCAAGCGGCAGCTTACGGCGCGGGAACTTATTCCTGTTGTCTCATACGTTTGGCAAGGCGGAAAGTGCCGGGGATGCGGGGGGAGGATTTCGCTGCTTTATCCGTTTGTTGAGCTGTCGACGGCGATTCTTTTTACGATTTCGCCGCTTTTGGTGGGATGGTCAAAAGAATTGATCGTTTGTTGGACGCTCATTTCACTGTTAATGATTATCTTCGTTTCCGATGTTCGCTACATGATGATTCCTGACAAAGTGCTGCTTGTGTTTGCGATCATCTTTCTGTTTGAGCGGCTGTTTATTCCGTTCCTTTCTTGGCGGGATGCGCTGATTGGCGCGGCGGCCGGCTTTTTGCTGCTTTTTCTCATTGCCGTCATCAGCAAAGGCGGCATGGGCGGCGGCGATATTAAATTGTTTGCGTTGCTTGGATTTGTGCTTGGGTGGAAAACAGTGCTGCTTGCGTTCTTTTTTTCCACGATTTACGGAACGGCGATCGGGCTGATTGGCATGGCGCTTGGCAAAGTCCGGCGCCGGGAGCCGATGCCGTTCGGGCCTGCGATCGTTCTCGGGTCATTGACCGCCTATTTTTTTGGACAAGACATTGTGGAATGGTATCAGCAAATGATTTTCTTTTAA
- a CDS encoding type II secretion system protein has translation MLLRTNRGMTLVELLAVLVILGIVASIAVIAVLHIIEKAKERTFVSNAYALYEAARLYVGAENVEFLPSRSSEKLTYKQLVEEGMLHPIKDPFTGNVLPLETNPSYVLVKKDENGSFHYSICLKGETKQLCTFSEQSPEVPVEALSVQQIRDR, from the coding sequence ATGTTGCTGCGTACAAACCGAGGAATGACGCTAGTGGAGTTGTTAGCGGTGCTTGTCATTTTAGGAATTGTTGCTTCCATTGCTGTTATTGCGGTGCTTCATATCATCGAAAAAGCAAAAGAGAGAACGTTTGTTTCTAATGCCTATGCGCTTTACGAAGCGGCGCGCCTTTATGTCGGGGCAGAAAACGTGGAATTTTTGCCATCCCGCTCTTCCGAAAAACTAACGTACAAACAGCTTGTGGAAGAAGGAATGCTTCATCCGATCAAAGACCCGTTTACCGGAAACGTGCTGCCATTGGAAACGAATCCATCATATGTACTTGTTAAAAAAGACGAAAACGGCTCGTTCCATTATTCTATTTGTTTAAAAGGAGAAACGAAACAGTTGTGCACCTTTTCCGAGCAATCGCCGGAAGTTCCTGTCGAAGCATTGTCTGTTCAGCAAATACGTGACCGATAA
- a CDS encoding fimbrial protein → MMFVDINLLPKKEPKNVVFLLSTVIVTAMAAIAAAVFYVLIDRAETQIDSLEKELKQTQALQAIEQQKLADMQSVKEIEELDKTVQWAKDYPLKMVPLLRNMTALLPERGFIMNFSYAEDGTVTVSVQFDTSEQAAYYLKRLSDAKFIADVQLKSLSAVNVNEKNDEQRTAGEQVVPRYLAQYEMHIRKQALEEKEKPS, encoded by the coding sequence ATGATGTTCGTTGACATTAATTTATTGCCAAAAAAAGAGCCGAAAAATGTTGTCTTTCTGTTAAGCACAGTGATTGTCACCGCGATGGCAGCGATTGCTGCGGCTGTTTTTTACGTTCTTATCGACAGAGCGGAGACGCAAATCGACTCGCTGGAAAAAGAGCTGAAGCAGACACAGGCGCTTCAAGCGATCGAGCAGCAAAAGCTTGCGGACATGCAATCTGTTAAGGAAATCGAGGAATTAGACAAAACTGTGCAATGGGCGAAAGATTATCCGCTCAAAATGGTGCCGCTTTTGCGCAACATGACGGCATTGCTGCCAGAGCGCGGATTTATCATGAACTTTTCCTATGCGGAGGATGGAACGGTAACGGTTTCCGTTCAATTTGACACAAGCGAGCAGGCGGCCTATTATTTAAAACGGCTGTCGGACGCAAAATTTATTGCCGATGTGCAGCTGAAAAGCCTTTCTGCTGTGAATGTTAACGAAAAAAACGATGAACAAAGGACAGCTGGAGAGCAAGTAGTACCGCGTTATCTCGCGCAATATGAAATGCATATTCGCAAACAAGCGTTAGAGGAAAAGGAGAAACCATCATGA
- a CDS encoding type IV pilus twitching motility protein PilT: protein MKQRLDALLCAAFEVKASDVHLTVGVPPIFRINGELKKYGQDVLRPEDTEGMAKAVIPPRLWPQFEENGELDFSYGIPGVSRFRINTYKQRSCVSLAIRIIPTKIPTIDELRLPEVLKQIAQKPHGLVLVTGPTGSGKSTTLAAMIDYMNKTMRKHIITLEDPIEYLHKHGSCIIDQREVGFDTNNFANGLRAALRQDPDVILVGEMRDLETIHTAITAAETGHLVLGTLHTSSAPATIDRIIDVFPPAQQSQIRIQLASVLVAIISQRLFPTPQKTGRIAATEVLINNAAVANLIRNEKVHQIANVMQTSRALGMHTLAMSIKELMQAGLILRDAAEPYLAQERGDSYASV, encoded by the coding sequence ATGAAGCAAAGATTGGATGCTCTTTTATGTGCTGCGTTTGAAGTTAAAGCTTCCGACGTTCATTTGACGGTCGGCGTGCCGCCGATTTTTCGCATCAATGGCGAATTAAAAAAATACGGCCAAGACGTTTTGCGGCCGGAAGATACGGAAGGAATGGCAAAAGCGGTCATTCCGCCCCGCCTTTGGCCGCAATTTGAAGAAAATGGGGAATTGGATTTTTCGTACGGAATTCCCGGCGTTTCCCGCTTCCGCATCAATACGTATAAACAGCGGTCGTGCGTGTCGCTGGCGATCCGCATCATTCCGACAAAAATTCCAACGATTGATGAACTGCGCCTTCCTGAAGTATTAAAACAAATTGCGCAAAAACCGCACGGGCTTGTGCTAGTGACAGGCCCGACGGGAAGCGGGAAGTCGACGACGCTTGCCGCGATGATTGACTATATGAACAAAACGATGCGGAAACATATTATTACGCTGGAGGATCCTATCGAATATTTGCACAAGCACGGCAGCTGCATTATTGACCAGCGCGAAGTCGGCTTTGATACGAACAATTTTGCCAACGGTCTGCGCGCGGCACTTAGGCAAGATCCGGATGTCATTTTAGTCGGGGAAATGCGCGATTTGGAAACGATTCATACGGCGATAACCGCCGCGGAAACGGGACATCTCGTCCTTGGCACACTGCATACATCGAGCGCGCCGGCGACGATCGACCGGATTATTGACGTCTTTCCGCCTGCCCAGCAATCGCAAATCCGCATTCAGCTTGCGTCTGTTCTTGTCGCGATTATTTCGCAGCGCCTTTTCCCAACACCGCAAAAAACGGGACGGATCGCTGCTACGGAAGTTTTAATTAATAATGCGGCAGTCGCCAATTTAATCCGCAATGAAAAAGTCCATCAAATCGCCAACGTCATGCAAACAAGCCGCGCCCTTGGCATGCATACGCTGGCGATGAGCATCAAAGAGTTAATGCAAGCAGGGCTGATCCTTCGCGATGCGGCTGAACCTTATCTTGCACAGGAGCGTGGCGATTCGTATGCCTCAGTTTAA
- a CDS encoding GspE/PulE family protein: MKKKQERKRLGDLLVEAGLITEEQLEEALREKAPGQKLGDVLLQLGYITEQQLIEVLEFQLGIPHVSLYRYPIDPKLTNLIPKEFAKRHMVMPLKVEGERLLVAMADPMDFFVIDDLRLSTGFHIETAIASKDDILRAINKYYDMDESVEDFLQMALAAETTVEEERATEEDSPIVRLVNQILQLAVEQRASDVHIDPQETKVLVRYRIDGILRTDRALPKHMQSMLTARIKILANMDITEHRIPQDGRIKMNIDFHPVDLRVSTLPTIYGEKIVIRILDLGTALNDIHKLGFNQLNLRRFIELIERPNGIILITGPTGAGKSSTLYAALNHLNSEEVNIITIEDPVEYQIEGVNQIQVNPNIGLTFAQGLRSILRQDPNIIMVGEIRDRETAEVAIRASLTGHLVLSTLHTNDALSTITRLIDMGIEPFLVATSLAGVVSQRLVRRVCRDCQEEQEPTKREIEIFARRGMKIDKLIRGRGCPTCNMTGYKGRIAIHELLVMTDEMRRVILNKEPFSKLRELAIKNRMIFLIDDGLLKVKQGLTTLEEVLKVAILS; encoded by the coding sequence ATGAAGAAAAAACAAGAGCGGAAACGTTTAGGAGATTTATTAGTGGAAGCGGGGCTCATTACGGAGGAACAGCTGGAGGAAGCGTTAAGAGAAAAAGCTCCCGGCCAAAAGCTGGGCGATGTGCTGTTGCAGCTCGGGTATATTACCGAGCAGCAATTAATTGAAGTGCTTGAGTTTCAATTAGGCATCCCGCATGTCAGCTTGTACCGCTATCCGATCGATCCGAAGCTGACCAACCTCATTCCGAAAGAATTTGCCAAGCGGCATATGGTGATGCCTTTAAAAGTTGAGGGAGAACGCTTGCTTGTGGCAATGGCCGATCCGATGGACTTTTTTGTCATCGATGATTTGCGCCTTTCGACAGGGTTCCATATTGAAACGGCGATTGCCTCAAAAGATGATATTTTGCGCGCCATTAATAAGTATTACGACATGGATGAATCAGTAGAAGATTTTTTGCAAATGGCCCTCGCCGCGGAAACAACGGTGGAAGAGGAACGGGCGACCGAAGAAGATTCCCCGATTGTCCGGCTTGTGAACCAAATTTTGCAGCTCGCCGTTGAACAGCGGGCAAGCGATGTCCACATCGACCCGCAGGAAACGAAAGTGCTTGTCCGTTATCGCATCGACGGTATATTGCGGACAGACCGCGCCCTTCCAAAACATATGCAAAGCATGCTGACCGCGAGAATTAAAATTTTAGCGAATATGGATATTACCGAACACCGCATTCCGCAAGATGGCCGGATTAAGATGAACATCGATTTTCATCCGGTCGATTTGCGCGTTTCTACATTGCCGACCATCTATGGCGAAAAAATCGTGATCCGCATTCTTGATTTAGGGACGGCGCTGAACGATATTCATAAGCTTGGGTTTAACCAGTTAAATTTGCGGCGCTTTATTGAACTTATTGAAAGGCCGAACGGAATCATTCTGATTACCGGGCCGACTGGGGCAGGAAAATCATCGACGCTATATGCGGCGCTGAACCATTTAAACAGTGAAGAAGTCAATATTATTACGATCGAAGACCCTGTCGAATATCAGATTGAAGGAGTCAATCAAATCCAAGTGAATCCGAATATCGGATTGACGTTTGCGCAAGGGCTGCGTTCGATTTTGCGGCAAGACCCAAACATTATTATGGTGGGAGAAATCCGCGACCGCGAAACGGCAGAAGTGGCGATCCGCGCGTCATTGACCGGCCATTTAGTGTTAAGCACCTTGCATACAAACGATGCGTTAAGCACCATCACACGCTTAATTGATATGGGGATTGAGCCGTTTCTTGTGGCGACCTCTTTAGCCGGCGTCGTTTCCCAGCGGCTCGTCCGCCGCGTCTGCCGCGATTGCCAAGAAGAGCAGGAGCCAACGAAAAGGGAAATCGAGATTTTTGCCCGCCGCGGCATGAAAATTGACAAGCTGATCCGCGGCCGCGGCTGCCCGACATGCAATATGACAGGCTATAAAGGGCGGATTGCCATTCATGAACTGCTTGTGATGACCGATGAAATGCGCCGCGTCATTTTAAATAAAGAGCCATTTTCGAAATTGCGCGAGCTTGCCATAAAAAACCGCATGATTTTTTTGATTGATGACGGATTGTTAAAAGTGAAACAAGGGTTAACGACGCTGGAAGAGGTATTGAAAGTGGCGATTTTAAGTTAA
- a CDS encoding PRC-barrel domain-containing protein, producing the protein MKNSAQIVNLPIISISDGTQIGIVKTLVINPEKGSVDFLTVEQEDVQLSLKAIPFKKVVGIGEFAVTVESFHDIIDLSEIPIANQLVNKQIRIKNTKAVTRKGQLLGEVTEFFIDEETGEIIGIELLVGDRQAVLSSEFILTYGKDILVVHDNAPSSLLDEAHLLVPAEGQDGEETAEHADEQHSGGEAAMEGAESEEALYALREKQMELLKGKRVTKDIVDKNGNTFIEAGTILTEEHIQKAQEEGPSVIVDISMNVEA; encoded by the coding sequence ATGAAAAATAGTGCACAAATTGTTAATCTTCCAATTATTAGTATCTCTGATGGCACACAAATAGGGATTGTAAAAACATTAGTCATTAATCCAGAAAAAGGTTCCGTTGATTTTCTTACTGTTGAGCAAGAAGACGTCCAGTTAAGCTTAAAAGCGATTCCGTTTAAAAAAGTGGTCGGCATCGGCGAATTTGCCGTAACGGTAGAAAGTTTCCACGATATTATTGATTTATCGGAAATTCCGATTGCCAACCAGCTTGTCAATAAACAAATCCGCATCAAAAACACGAAAGCGGTGACAAGAAAAGGGCAGCTGCTCGGAGAGGTGACCGAATTTTTTATCGACGAAGAAACGGGAGAAATTATTGGCATTGAACTGCTCGTCGGTGACCGGCAGGCAGTGTTATCATCGGAATTTATATTAACATATGGAAAAGATATTTTAGTCGTCCATGACAATGCCCCGTCTTCTTTGCTTGATGAGGCACATTTGCTCGTTCCGGCAGAAGGGCAGGATGGCGAAGAAACGGCGGAACATGCGGATGAGCAGCATTCCGGCGGCGAAGCAGCCATGGAAGGAGCGGAAAGCGAAGAAGCGCTTTATGCGCTGCGCGAAAAGCAAATGGAGCTTTTAAAAGGGAAACGGGTGACGAAAGATATTGTCGACAAAAACGGAAATACGTTTATTGAAGCTGGCACCATTTTGACAGAAGAACATATTCAGAAAGCGCAGGAAGAAGGACCAAGCGTGATCGTTGATATATCAATGAACGTAGAGGCATAA
- a CDS encoding prepilin-type N-terminal cleavage/methylation domain-containing protein, with the protein MMKRFLKNERGLTLIELLAVIVILGIIAAIAIPAIGGLIDNSKKDAHVSNAQQMINAAKIAVTADKDLIPDNGKSRNVYLSTLEDEGYLETVKDPDKKDYNRTSSYVRITNNNNKLSYSVKLVNTERGVQTASGGPIAEDKLKRSEVRNNP; encoded by the coding sequence ATGATGAAACGATTTTTGAAAAACGAACGAGGGCTTACGTTGATTGAATTGCTCGCTGTCATCGTTATTTTAGGGATTATCGCGGCAATTGCGATTCCAGCGATCGGCGGACTTATCGATAACTCGAAAAAAGATGCGCACGTATCCAACGCGCAACAAATGATTAACGCCGCCAAAATTGCCGTAACGGCAGATAAAGATTTGATTCCTGATAACGGAAAAAGTAGGAATGTTTACCTATCAACCTTAGAAGATGAAGGGTATTTAGAGACAGTGAAGGATCCAGATAAAAAAGATTATAATCGAACTAGTTCATATGTGAGAATTACCAACAATAACAACAAATTATCATATAGCGTTAAGTTGGTTAATACGGAACGAGGCGTACAAACTGCTTCTGGTGGGCCTATTGCTGAAGATAAATTAAAACGTTCTGAAGTACGCAATAATCCATAA
- a CDS encoding VanW family protein, with product MRQIAAVKLFFVIAVCTIYLISFSQIGVLAYETFLGETDRLPAGTMVGPISVANKSKQEALAEIAKKVNEWKADATIPVVYQEKKGEIPTSLFTFQIEQSARQIVSGRPSQLLVQFDVQEFSKTIKTLLPPPLASSINLEKLQNDVTNIAAGLQMPSEPIDLAAYVSRSDETEQQVSAATLKLGKRPAPLLEWISANPAVEIKGKSIFSLAAYVKETNGPLSSEEMSMIASAIYQTILPTNFTVLERHTSRELPDGITVGYEAKVDDRNRDLQFYNPNTTAYTLKFRVENNRLHVALFGLPFTYKYVVKVGDIEYFKPKTVVQYSPLLRPGERQLKQSGKRGILVKVKREAYSGNHLVRTETIAEDFYPPSHNIELRGLELGDTQPDASTSEPSAADEKQAGNNQKNDEQTNKSKEGNNGQSEEKQPEKEKAPSTTNDTDGKQNNDDNEKQG from the coding sequence GTGAGACAGATTGCTGCGGTAAAGTTGTTTTTCGTCATAGCGGTTTGTACGATTTATTTGATCAGCTTTTCGCAAATTGGCGTTTTAGCCTACGAAACGTTTTTGGGAGAGACAGACCGCCTGCCCGCAGGAACGATGGTTGGGCCTATTTCTGTTGCGAATAAATCCAAACAAGAAGCGCTGGCGGAAATCGCGAAAAAAGTGAATGAATGGAAGGCAGATGCGACGATTCCCGTTGTGTATCAAGAAAAAAAAGGAGAGATTCCTACATCCCTGTTTACGTTCCAAATCGAACAAAGCGCAAGGCAAATAGTGTCAGGGCGGCCGTCCCAGCTTCTTGTCCAATTCGATGTGCAAGAATTTTCTAAAACAATAAAAACACTGCTTCCCCCGCCGCTCGCTTCTTCTATTAATCTCGAAAAATTGCAAAACGATGTCACAAATATTGCGGCTGGTTTGCAAATGCCGTCAGAACCGATTGACCTTGCAGCATATGTTTCCCGTTCCGATGAAACGGAACAGCAAGTGAGCGCGGCGACACTGAAATTGGGGAAAAGGCCAGCGCCATTGCTTGAATGGATTTCTGCCAATCCGGCCGTTGAAATTAAAGGAAAAAGCATCTTTTCGCTTGCGGCATATGTCAAAGAGACAAACGGGCCGCTTTCTTCCGAAGAGATGAGCATGATTGCTTCAGCGATTTACCAAACGATTTTGCCGACGAATTTTACGGTGTTGGAGCGGCATACAAGCCGCGAACTTCCTGATGGGATAACGGTTGGTTATGAAGCGAAAGTAGATGATCGCAATCGTGATTTGCAGTTTTACAATCCGAATACCACTGCTTACACGCTCAAGTTCCGGGTGGAAAACAACCGGTTGCATGTGGCGCTTTTCGGGCTGCCATTTACTTATAAGTATGTAGTGAAAGTTGGGGATATCGAATATTTCAAACCGAAGACCGTTGTGCAATATAGCCCTCTCCTTCGCCCTGGGGAACGCCAATTAAAGCAAAGCGGAAAAAGAGGAATACTCGTCAAAGTGAAGAGGGAAGCGTATAGCGGAAATCATCTTGTGCGTACGGAAACGATTGCCGAAGACTTTTATCCGCCATCGCATAACATTGAACTTCGCGGTTTGGAACTAGGAGACACCCAGCCGGATGCATCCACGTCCGAACCGTCGGCGGCTGATGAAAAGCAAGCAGGCAATAATCAGAAAAACGATGAACAAACGAATAAAAGCAAAGAGGGAAACAACGGGCAATCTGAAGAAAAGCAGCCGGAAAAAGAAAAAGCGCCTTCCACAACAAATGATACGGACGGCAAACAGAACAATGATGATAATGAAAAGCAGGGATGA
- a CDS encoding type 4a pilus biogenesis protein PilO produces the protein MIARFSRRQLLVFVLMLTVLGAAIIGLYFYLLYPRYQEIEELNNRVANEKKILAATRAEIAKQKSGLPESVVELQKKIPVKPLTEQLLLDLEKAEVVSDSTISSMAFNEEENETAEPQEKTKQSSSAPPDGLKKVTVQLTVQSPSYYQLERFLQTLENLNRIVSVESLSFTGNPELTSVATEVNPLTYSVTVSAFYYPKLEKLQNMLPQIDVPPPSKKRNPLTEIVPGGQLSSQQR, from the coding sequence ATGATAGCACGTTTCTCAAGACGGCAGCTTCTCGTTTTTGTTCTTATGCTTACAGTTCTTGGCGCTGCAATTATCGGCCTTTATTTTTATCTGCTTTATCCGCGTTACCAAGAAATTGAAGAGTTAAACAACAGGGTTGCAAACGAAAAAAAAATATTGGCCGCTACAAGAGCGGAAATTGCCAAACAAAAGTCGGGCTTGCCGGAAAGCGTTGTGGAACTGCAAAAAAAGATACCGGTCAAGCCGCTGACCGAACAGCTGTTGCTTGATTTGGAAAAGGCGGAAGTAGTTTCGGACAGCACGATTTCGAGCATGGCTTTTAATGAAGAGGAAAATGAAACAGCAGAGCCGCAAGAAAAGACAAAGCAATCTTCTTCCGCGCCGCCGGACGGATTGAAAAAAGTGACGGTGCAATTAACGGTGCAATCCCCGTCATACTATCAGCTGGAGCGCTTTTTGCAAACGCTTGAAAACTTGAACCGCATTGTATCGGTTGAATCGCTCTCTTTTACTGGAAATCCGGAATTGACGTCGGTCGCTACGGAAGTAAATCCGTTAACGTATTCGGTAACGGTCAGCGCATTTTATTATCCGAAATTAGAAAAGTTGCAGAATATGCTGCCGCAAATAGACGTTCCCCCGCCGAGCAAAAAGCGGAATCCGCTGACAGAAATAGTTCCTGGGGGGCAACTGTCATCGCAGCAGCGGTAA
- the pilM gene encoding type IV pilus biogenesis protein PilM: MLTLFQPRHKVANLVIKDHVIRYVETKANDPLSVHKWGERQLPKGMIHDGKIMDRETLGMILEECVDEWKLKKRRVRFIVPDPFVIIRRLPLPADLEEEEIRGYLFMELGTTIPLPFDTPVFDYVVLEKTQEATVVLLFAAPEDSVLSYVQLLEAVKLRPIAADVSPLCAYRLFYMADQVKKDDHILLIQFDQSSVNVSAFDEHKPVFMRHLSLEQYEQIKLEEEQQLVDPFEDVYKEMERMMSFYSFSIHQGTQQITRVFLIGDHPHLSHVYQALQERLDVPVERLAAAMAGAVDARYHLAWGLGLKEGNDDVR; encoded by the coding sequence ATGTTAACATTGTTTCAGCCAAGGCATAAAGTTGCCAATCTAGTTATCAAAGACCATGTCATTCGCTATGTTGAGACAAAGGCAAACGACCCATTATCCGTTCACAAATGGGGAGAGCGCCAGCTTCCAAAAGGAATGATTCACGACGGAAAAATCATGGACCGCGAAACGTTGGGAATGATTTTAGAAGAATGTGTTGATGAATGGAAATTAAAGAAACGCCGCGTCCGTTTCATTGTGCCAGATCCTTTCGTGATTATCCGCCGGCTTCCGCTTCCTGCCGATTTAGAAGAAGAGGAAATTCGCGGTTATTTGTTTATGGAATTGGGAACAACGATTCCGTTGCCGTTTGATACCCCGGTGTTTGATTACGTTGTTTTGGAAAAAACGCAGGAAGCGACCGTTGTGTTATTGTTTGCTGCTCCGGAAGATTCGGTGTTAAGCTATGTGCAGCTGCTGGAAGCTGTTAAACTCCGCCCGATCGCTGCCGATGTTTCTCCGCTATGCGCATACCGCCTTTTTTATATGGCGGATCAAGTGAAGAAAGACGATCATATTTTGCTTATTCAGTTTGATCAATCATCTGTCAATGTTAGCGCGTTTGACGAACATAAGCCTGTTTTTATGCGCCATCTTTCGCTGGAGCAGTATGAACAAATAAAGCTGGAGGAAGAGCAGCAACTCGTTGATCCGTTTGAAGATGTTTATAAAGAAATGGAACGGATGATGAGCTTCTATTCCTTTTCCATTCATCAAGGAACACAGCAAATTACCCGCGTGTTTCTGATAGGGGATCATCCGCATTTGTCCCATGTTTATCAAGCGCTGCAAGAACGGCTGGATGTTCCTGTAGAACGGCTTGCGGCCGCGATGGCGGGCGCGGTGGACGCGCGCTATCATCTTGCATGGGGACTTGGGCTAAAAGAGGGAAATGATGATGTTCGTTGA
- a CDS encoding type II secretion system F family protein, which produces MPQFKYEGRNIKGRKQTGTIVSESKRDAVMKLRQKGIKVIEIAEVSQTLLTKEITFGKAVKLQDFVIFLRQFATLIKAGVSIVDSTRILAEQTESKALKKALMEVEESLRAGNPLSAAAAKHPRIFPAMFVNMVKAGEAGGNMDETLERLADHFEKMHRTRQKIVSALTYPIAVAIIAVAVVIFLLVSVVPTFVEMFADFHAELPAITKFVLRASEVMQTYWWLVAIALIGTYVLFALAKREKRTKYYLDYAAMRIPFFGKLIQKAALARMTRTLSSLFSSSVPILQALSITENVVENEVISKVIRQARDSLERGQSLAEPLKKHWAFPPLVTQMIAIGEETGALDAMLAKVANFYEAEVDAGVERLKSLIEPLMILLLSGVVGMIVASIIIPMYDIFNHIQQ; this is translated from the coding sequence ATGCCTCAGTTTAAATATGAAGGCCGGAATATAAAGGGGCGAAAGCAAACAGGAACGATTGTCAGCGAGTCCAAGCGGGACGCGGTCATGAAATTGCGGCAAAAAGGAATTAAAGTCATCGAAATTGCCGAAGTGTCGCAAACGTTACTCACCAAAGAAATAACATTTGGAAAAGCGGTGAAGCTCCAAGATTTTGTCATTTTTTTGCGGCAGTTCGCGACATTGATAAAGGCGGGGGTCTCGATTGTTGACTCCACCCGCATTTTAGCGGAACAAACCGAAAGCAAGGCACTGAAAAAAGCGCTTATGGAAGTGGAAGAATCGCTCCGCGCCGGAAATCCGCTATCTGCTGCCGCGGCGAAGCATCCGCGCATCTTTCCGGCGATGTTTGTCAATATGGTCAAAGCCGGGGAAGCAGGCGGGAATATGGATGAAACGCTGGAACGGCTTGCGGACCATTTTGAAAAAATGCACCGCACAAGGCAAAAAATCGTTTCCGCGCTGACTTATCCTATCGCTGTCGCTATTATTGCCGTTGCGGTCGTCATTTTTTTGCTTGTTTCCGTCGTCCCGACATTTGTCGAGATGTTTGCCGACTTTCACGCCGAACTTCCGGCGATCACCAAATTTGTGCTGCGCGCAAGCGAAGTGATGCAAACATATTGGTGGCTTGTCGCTATCGCGTTGATTGGAACATATGTCTTGTTTGCGTTGGCGAAGAGGGAAAAACGGACGAAATATTACTTGGATTATGCGGCAATGCGCATCCCGTTTTTCGGAAAGCTAATCCAAAAAGCGGCATTGGCGCGCATGACGCGGACATTAAGCTCGCTGTTTTCCAGCTCTGTCCCGATTTTGCAGGCGCTGTCCATCACGGAAAATGTCGTCGAAAACGAAGTCATCAGCAAGGTGATAAGGCAGGCGCGCGATTCGCTTGAACGGGGCCAATCGCTTGCTGAACCGCTGAAAAAACATTGGGCGTTTCCGCCGCTGGTGACGCAAATGATTGCGATCGGCGAAGAAACAGGGGCATTAGACGCAATGCTCGCGAAAGTTGCCAACTTTTACGAAGCGGAAGTGGACGCCGGCGTCGAACGGCTGAAGTCGCTGATTGAGCCGCTCATGATCTTGCTTTTGTCCGGGGTCGTCGGGATGATTGTTGCTTCGATTATCATACCAATGTACGATATTTTCAACCATATTCAACAATAA